The Comamonas piscis region TCGCCACTGTCCTTGCGCCGGATCCCCAAGGTTGTGGCAATCGTGGCACTCGCCAGCGTGGCATAGGACGAAGCCACCACATTGTTGGCATGCGTGTAGGTATTAGCGGGCTGCGCCGCGCCGTTGGTCACCAAGGTGCCCGTTTTGGGGCTGTCGGAGATACCGATGCCGCTGCGCCCCACCCCCGCAGGCCCACTCGGACAGGCACCCCAGGTGATATCGGTCACGCTGACCAGTTCGCATCCGTTCGAAGTACCAGGACCGGCGCCATTGAAGGTGGTGTTACCAGAGGCAGTGACAAATTGCGCACTGACTACATAGTCCCATTCCACCGGCGCTGCCGCTACGGTCCCAGCCGCCATGGCCCCCAACAATCCGAGGGCAGCGAGACATTGGCGAAAGCTCTGCATAGGTTTCTTCCGGGTGGGCACGCGCTGCATGCCAGGTATGTACGGATGCGCAGGCAGCAGCCTGTCTTGCACCGAAGACGGTGGGTTGTGCATCAGGCTCAGGCGCGGCGGCGCAAACCCAAAAAGGCCAGCAGCCCGGCCGGCAGCAGATTCAGGATTCCGGACGCCTTGCGACCTTGCTGTGCCTTGCGGCCGCTGCCTGCTCCATTCACTACAGAAACATGTGCCATAGGTCAAAACCTCCAGTTGCGATGCATCGACTCGCCACAAGCCCCGGCCCGCAGCGCAGAAATCTCATGGAGGATTTGTACACACGTAACAAAATTTGTTATTTGGTTTTTTAATAAATCTTTTGAAATTCAAGCAGTACCAAAGACATTTTTAAAAAAGCTGATATTCGCTTCCAAAAGCACGCCTTATCGGCCCACAAGGCGCTTGAGGGCTCGGTAAAGTTGGAAGCAAAGTGCCTCCCAGTTAACATTGGTTTAAAACAAACGAACCGCCTGATTGTTCCTACGTGTGACAATTCACAACCGTTAAAGGTGTATCAAGGTCCTGCAAAAACTATGAGCAATGCCGACATTCCATCGCCCCATGTATTGATCGTGGACGATGATCCCGACCAGCTTCGTCTGCTGGTCGCTGCATTGCGCAATACCTCATACCGGGTCAGCGTGGCCCTCAATGGCGACCAGGGCTATGCCAGGGCGGCGGTGCTGCTGCCCGATCTGATCCTGCTGGATATGCGCATGCCCGGGCGCAACGGCATCACGATTGCGCGCCTGCTCAAGACCAATCCCGCCACCCAGCACATCCCGATCATTTTTCTCTCCGCCATGGTCGAGCAGGACGACCGGCTCTCCGGCCTGCGCGCGGGCGGTGTGGACTACATCACCAAGCCCTTTTTTGTCGAAGAGATCCAGGAGCGGGTGCGCATCCACCTGATACTGGCCCAGCAGAACCTGCGGCCAACCCAGGATGGGCCACTGGCACAGCCCGACCGAGCCGTCGCGCCACCGAGCCAGTCACCCGCCAACCTCACGCTCAAGCAGGTGGCCACCGAATACATCCTGGGCCATATCCAGGACCCCGAGCTGAAAAGCTCGGACGTCGCCGCCAGCCTGGGCCTGTCCATGCGGCGCCTGAACATGGTGTTCGAGACCAGCGATGGCTTGTCGGCCTTTGAGTTCATCCGCCAGGAGCGCATGCGCCGCGCGGCATTGATGCTGGCCCAAAGTACCTTGAGCATTGCCGATGTGGCCCTGGAAGTGGGCTACCTGAACTCGGCCAACTTCTCCACCGAGTTCAAGAAGTTCTGGCAAAAATCGCCCACCCAGCTGCGCAGCGAATGCCAGGCGGATCCCGAGGTGCTGCAAAACCTGGTCGCCTCCAAGTTCCGTTGATTGATGACCCTACTCACATCTGCACCCATGCGCCGCATGTGACCTGCCAGAGACCTGCACCAGCCAACCGACTCCGCTCTGCTTCTAGACCATGGACCTACCTGCCCCGTCTTCACCGTTCGCTGATGCGGACCATGGCGCCACCGGCAAGCCCGCCGCCGCGATGAAACGCGGCCGGGAGATGTTGCCCCTGGTGCGCCGAGCCACCTTGGTGCTCGTGCTCTTCTGGCTCTGTTTGGTGGCCGGCCTGGGCTGGTGGCTGTCGCAACGCATCGCCAGCCAGTGGACCCAGAGCCAGGCCTCCAGCGCCGCCTACGAGGCTGAGACCACCGCACGCGTGGTGGACCGGCTGTTCACCCAGATGGTCAGCGTCGCCAATATGGTGGCCAGCCAGAGCCAGGTGATCGAGCTCGCCAAACGTTACCGCGAGGACCCGCCCGGTCTGGACGCGCTGACCCGCCAGCAGCGCGCAGCCCAGTTCACTGCTGATCCGCTGGTGCGCAAGGTGGGTGATTTCATGGACGCGCTGGGTGCCGATCTGCGCTATGCCCGCATCTACCAGAACAACCTGTCGGACGACACCATCACGGCCAGCAACTGGGCCGCACCCGACAGCATCGTCGGCATGATCTACTCAGGCCGCATCTACCTGAACCATGCCTTGCGCGACGGCAGCGGCCATTCCTTCGGCATTGCGCGTATCAACAAGACGCCGTCCTACTTTGTGGCCAGCCGCATCGACGATGCCCAGGATGTCGTGCAGGGCTCCGTCACCGTCAAGTTCGATGCGCCCGATATGGCGCACTACCTGACCGGCCGGCATACAGCGCTGATCGTCAACCAGCAAGGCCGCGTGACGACCAGCTCGTCCGAACCCTTCATGCTGCGCAATGTGGCCGGCATGCTGCCCGCCGGCGTGCTGCACCCTTCGGATGATGAGGATGGTGAGGCGCTGGGCGATGCGATGGACATCCAGCCGCTGGCCGCCTATGGCATTGATGGCCAATGGCTGATCGATGGCAAGCCCTATGTGATGAAGCGCCAGCCGCTGAACAACCGGCAGTACCAGCTGCTGACCCTGGCCTCGCTGGAGCCCCTGGCCGCCATCCGTGAGCAGCACCTGTGGACAGCAATCCTGGTGGCCTCCGTCGGCACCGTGCTGATCCTGCTGTCCTGCCATATCCTGGGCCAGATGGTGGTGCGCCGCCAGGACGAGAAATACGCCGCCATGGTCACCTCGGCACTCAATGCCGACCTGAGCACAGCGCTGAGCGATGCCCAGACCAAGGAACGCCAGAAGGTGGAAGTGCTGGGCTACATCGGCCATGACCTGCGCGCGCCACTGGCCACCATCAAGGGCTATTCCGAGCTGCTGCTGACAGAGGCCCCGGAGAAACAACAGGGCCTGGTCAAGACCATCCAGCGCAGCGTCAAATACCAGCTCGACCTGATCGACGAGCTGCTGGAGTACGCCAAGTCCGAGCTGCAACCGCTGGCCGTGCGCCCCGCCCCCATCGATCTGCAGGCGCTGCTGGCTGACATCTCGGACTACGCCGTCTCGCTGTGCTCGCAGCAAAACAACCATTTCCACTGCCATGTCAGCGGCGCCCTGCCCCGGCGCATCGCCATGGATGGCAAGCGCCTGCAGCAGGTGCTGCTGAACCTGATCTCCAATGCCGCCAAGTTCACCCGCGATGGTGTCGTGACCCTGTCGGTCAATGCCCGCGAGGATGGCGAATTTTGTGTGCTCCATATTGCCGTCAGCGACACCGGCATTGGCATCGACCTGGCCCAGAAGCCCGATATCTTTGATGCCTTCCAGCAAATTCAGACCGAGGGCGGCAGCACCGGCCTGGGCCTGTTCATCTCGCAGCGCATTCTGATGGCGATGGGCGGGAGCCTGGAAGTGAGCAGCGCCGCCGGCCAGGGCACGACCTTCTCGTTTGAACTGTCGGTGCCGATCATCGAACGCAGTGGCGCAGGCAGCCCAGAGGCCAATACATTGCCAGGGCCGCCAAGCCGCATAGCTGCAGCACCGGTGGTTGCCATGGCCACCCCTGGCGATGCGGCACTCGACGAGCTCGCCGAGCTGGCCTTGCAGGGCCGCCTGACCGATATCGAAGGCTGGATCAACCGCCACACCGATCACACGGTCCATGCGCTCTTTACCGCCGAGCTGCTGGACCGGCTGGAGCAGTTTGACTTTGCCGGCATTCACCAGCTGGCACTGCGCAACAAGCGCGGCGCCGGCTAAGCAGACGCTCAGCCCTGCTTGCCGCGCTGTGTCCAGCGGCTGCTGATGGTGCGGGCCAGCCAGTCAAGCGCAAAGCCCAGGCCGCCGATCACCACGATGCCGGCCATCAGCTCGTCGTAGGCCAGGCGGTCGCGCGTGTCCAGCACAAAGTAACCCATGCCGCTGGAGACGCCCAGCATCTCGGCGGGCACCAGCACGATCCAGCCAATGCCCACCGCCAGCCGAAAGCCGGTGAGGATATGGCTGATGCAGCCAGGTAGGACCACACGGGCAATGGTCTCCCAACGCGTGGCCGAGAGGCTCTGCGCCAGCCGCATCCAGGCCGGGTCCAGCGCGGCCACGCCAGCGGCGGTGTTCAGCATGATGGGCCAGACGGTGGCAAAGCTCAGCAGAAAGACCACCGGCGCCTCACCCACGCCCAGCGCCATCACCGCCAACGGCATCCAGGACAGCGGCGAGACCATGCGCAAGAACTGAAACGTCGGCCCGCTGATGCGCGCAAACAGCGGCGACAGGCCCAGGCACAGCCCCAGCGGCACACCGATGGCCATCGCCAGCAGCAGCGCAATCGCAATGCGCTGCAGGCTGGTGCTGATGTGCGGCCACAGCTCGCCACTGCCCAGCAAATGCACGAGGGCCTTCAAGCCCGCCTGCGGCGCAAAGGCCGCGCGGATCACCTCTACATCGGAGATATACCGGGCAGCAAGTGCCCACAGCCCCAGGCTGATCACGATGCCCAGCAGCGGCCAGGCCAGGCGCGCGGCCCAGCGCTGTGCCCTGCCGGCATCCCGGGTGCTGTCATGCGCCCCCAGCATCATGCGGCGATCACTTCCTTGCGGCTGAAGTCATCCGCATGGCCAAAGGCCTTGAGGCCGCCCACTTGGCTCAGCGCCTGTTTCACAAAGCGGTCATCCACCAAATCCTTGGCGGCAAAGGCCGGGTCCAGCTCGCGGATAAAGTCCACATTGCCTTCCATCATCGTGCCCTGCATGGCCTTGACCAGCTCCTGCGTGTAGCTGGGGAAGGGATAGGGCTGGAAGTCGATGCGGCGCTGGTTCCACTCGGGGTGCTGCAGCACGCCCTTGGCGCGGTACTGCTCAAAATCCTTCAGGTCAAACACCTTCTGCAATACCGGCAGCGGGTGCGGCGTGTACTTGTTGGCGCCGTCCTTGGACATCAACTCGGCCGTCTCGCCCATGTGGTCGCGCGTCCACAGCTGCGCCTTGACGAGGGCCGTGGTCACGCGCTGGGCCCACTCAGGGCGCTCAGCAATGTCGCGCTCGGACAGGGTCACCAGGCAGCAGGCATGGTCCTTCCAGATATCGCCCAGGAAGCGCGCCACCTTGCCCACGCCCAGGGTCTCGGCCATCGCATTGAACGGGTCGGCCACGATAAAGCCTGACACCGATTTGGAAGCCAGCGCAGCCACCATCTCGGCCGGCGGCACGATCACCAGGTTCACCTCCTTGGCGCCCAGCGCCGTGCCCTTGGGCTTACTGACCGGCGTGAGCCCGTTCTTGCGCAGCACCTGCTGGATGAGGATGTTGTGGATCGAATACCAGAACGGAATCGCGAACGTGGTACCAGCCAGATCGGCCACGCTGTTGATGTTGGGGGCCACGGTGATGGCCGAGCCGCTCATATGGTTCCAGGCCACGACCTTGGCACCAAACTTGGAGCCATAGCGCACCGACAAGGTCGTCGGCGACAGCAGATGCACCACATTCACCTGGCCGGCAATAAAGGCCTCGATGAGCTGCGCCCAGCTGCGGAACAGGCGTGGCTTCTCGGCCTGCAGGCCTTCAGCCTCAAACAGCTTGCGGCTGTGCGCCACAAAGAAGGGGGTCGCATCGGTGATCGCCAGGTAGCCAATGCGCACGGGCACATCGTCGCCCTTGAACTTTTGCGCCAGCGCGTCGCCCGCGCGCAGCAAGGGCGTGGCCGCCACACCGCTGATGGCGGCAATGCGCAGCCAATCACGGCGGCTGATGCCGCAGTCGCAGTGGCTGGAGGTGCAGATATGTTGGTAAGTCATGGGTTCTCTCTCCTGGTCTGTCATCGTTGGCTGGGGGTGGTGTCAAACGGCTCGGGCGGGGCTGCGCAAGGCCTGGAGCGCATGCAAAATCTCCAGCCGCATCGCGGCAATGCGCTCATCGTCGATGCGCCGGGGGTGGGGAATGTCGATGTGCCAGCTCTGCACAATGCGGCCCGCACCGGCCTGCACATCGGGCGTGCTGCCCATCAGCAGCACCCGGTCCGCCACCAGCAGGGCCTCGTCAATATCGTGGGTAACCAGCAGCGCGGCCGTGTGCCAGCGGTGCACCACCTCGACCAGCAGCGCCTGCATATCGCTGCGGGTCAGCACATCCAACGCCGAGAAAGGCTCATCGGCCAGCAGCAGGCGCGGCTCACGCGCCAGCGCCCGGGCCAGCGCCGCACGCTGCGCCATGCCGCCCGAGAGCTGCGCCGGAAACAGCCGCTCCTTGCCCTTCAAACCCACCGCATCCATGCTGGCCTGCACGCGCTGCGCAATCGCCTGCTGCGTGGCCTGGGGCTGGTGCTTGAAGTCCAGGCCAAAGGCCACGTTGTCCTGCACATTCAACCAGGGCAGCAGGCTGGCCTGCTGGAACACCACGGCCGCACGCGGGTGCGGCGCGCGCAGGGGTGCATCCAGAAACTGCACTGAGCCCGCATCGGGTGGCTGCAAGCCTGCCAGGGTGCGCAGCAAGGTCGATTTGCCACAGCCGCTACCGCCCAACAGCGCCACAATCTCCTGGCTGTCGATATCTATATCGATGCCGGCAAACACCGGCTGCCCAGCGCGGTAGCCATAGCGCAGGCCCCGTCCCTGCAAGGCTTGGCGGGGTGCAAGGCTTGCCGTCATGCCACCACCTGCGGCGCATGCTGGGCCAGCTCGCCTTCAAGCTGGGTCAGGCTGGGGGTGACGATGGGGATAAAGGCCGACTCGCGCCAGCGGCGGCCAAAATCGGGCTGCTGGTCTTGCAGGTAGGCGCGGCCTCCCGTCGCCTGCAGCTCCAGCTGCAAGGCCTCTTGCACAAGGCCTGCCAGGCGCATGCGCAATGCAAACAAGGGGCTGACATCGGCGACCCAGCGGTCACCCAGCACGCCCTCCAACAGCTCGGCCTCCACTTGGCCCAGCGTCTTCTGTGCCTCGGTCACGCGGGTGTGCAAAGGGCCACGTGCGCCGCCATCCTGGGCAGCAGCCTGCAACGCGGCACGGGCCAGGCCGATGGACAACGCACACTGCATGCCCAAAAACCCTGGGCGCGCCGCCTTCAAATACGGTGGCCCGGCCTGTGCCAGCAGCGCCTGGGCGGGCACCGCCACCTGGTTCAGCTGCAGCGCAGCGGTATTGCTGGCACGCATGCCCAGCAGGTCCAGATCGGGCGAGCGCACCAGGCCCGGCAACCCACTCTCCAGCGCCATCACCATCGGCAGGCCGCCGCCTTCGGGCTGCACCGCAGCGGCCACGACAAAACCCTGGCTTCGCACGTTCGACACCCAAGGCAACACGCCATCCAGGCACCAGCCCTGCGCCGCCGGCTTGGCCTGCACCTGCAAAGCCTCGATGCGCGACAGAAACTTGATCACATTGGAGAGGCCCACCGCGCCTGCGATATCGCCGCGCAGCAAGGCATCCCACCAACGCTCACGGGCGGCATCATTGCCGCTGGCCTGCAGGTAGTGGATAAAGGCGCGCTGACTCCAAAAGACAAATGCCGTCGTCAGCGACAGGCCGGCCACCTCGGTGATCGCAGCAATCGCATCGCGCACATCACCGCCATGGCCGCCTTGCGCGACCGGCAGGCCCGTGCGCAGCAGGTCATGGTGGGCCAGCATCGGCAGCACGGTGCTGGCCAGCTCGGCCTGGGTATCGAGCACAAAGGCGCGCTGCGCGATATCGCTGCGGGCGCTCTCGGTCAGCATGGGGGACGGGGTGGTGCGCATGGTGCAAGGCCGGCGGCCCCTTTGACATGAACGCCTTGGCTGCCGCTGCCTGGCCACCGGGGCGCAGGTGTGGAGAGCATCAGTCGCATGGTCAGTTGCCGGACCGGCAAAAAGTCATGGTGGGAGCGCGGGCAGGCCCCGCGCGAGGATGCTGCAGTCTAACGCAACTGCCTTATAGGCTTATTTGACCGAGCGCATGCAGTCTCGCTGCAGCAGGCGCCAGGGCCACGGCGCGATTCTTGCCACCCCCACCATCCCCTCGCACCCTGGCTTAGGCTTGCGCAGCCTCCACCGCAGGCTCACCCAGGCTCAGCATCAGGCGGTTGGCCCAGTTGAAGAAGGCCGCGCCTTGCAGTGCATCGGCAATCGCATAGTCATCCAGCCCGGCCTGGCGCAGGCCGTCGATATGGCTGGCATCCAGCGCCAGAGGGGTCTCGGTCAACGCGACCGAGGCGGCAACAATGGCATTCCAGCGCTGCCCCAAATCAGCCTGCACGCCGTCATCGAGCAGCTTTTGCACATCCTCTTCGCGGCGCGAGAAATGCGAGGCAAAGCGTGCGTGCACCGAGGCGCAGTAAATGCAGCCGTTGAGCCGGGAGGTGGCCGCAGCGGCCAGCTCGCGCTCGGCGCGGGGCAGGCCACCATCGGGGTTGTAGAAGATGTCCTTGTCGGTGCGGGTGCGCGCGCCCAGGGTGTCGGGGTCGCGGGCCAGCAGCCGAAAGTACGGTGACTTGGCACGCGAGGCATCGACCAGGCCTTCAAAGTGCCTCGGAGTCAGCTCCGCCTCCGGCAAGGGGTCAATCCAGGGCAGCCAATCCAGCTGGGCTTGGGTAAAGACCGAGGGTGCCGTGCTGGCTGGGTAGTTCAGGGTGTGGTTGCTCATGCAGCGCTCTCTTCAGCGGTGGGTTGTTGGGCAGCGGTGGATGGAGCGGGATGGGCTTGCAACAAGCGCAGGCCTGCCACCACGCGGATCTGAAAGGCCAGAAAGGACACCAGCTGCGACAGCACCACAATGTCTGTCTCGCTCCAGCCGGCATCCAGCAAGCCTTGTAGATGCGTGGCCTGGGCATCGCGGGGGTGGAAGGCCAGCAGATGCGCATGCGCCAGGCCGGCGGACAGGCGCTCACCCAGCACGGCGCGGCTCTGCGCGCCAACGGCGTAGACGGGGCCGGCCTGGTTTTCGGCGCTCAAAAGGCCTCGCGGGTACTGGCCATACGGCCCGCTGGCCAGGCCTTGCGCCACTTCGGCATCAATCGCTTTGCCCAGCGCCAGGCTGGCCTGGGTGGCCAGTGCATCGCGGTAAAAGCGCTGCACCTGCGGCTGCTGGTGCAGGCCGGCCACAAAGGCGGCAACGGCTAGGCGCTCGTTCAGCGGCCAATGGCTGCTGAGCGGCGCGCGGGGCGCCAACAGCGCCAGAAAGCTTTGCTGGGCCTGCGCGCGTGCCTGCAGGCGGTGGCGGCGCACGGCGTCCAAATGGCTGCCCGGCGCTATGCCGGCGAGCTGGTCAATCACGTCATCGCCAGGCGATGGGTTCCATGCAGAAGTCATAGCGGTATCACTCCAAAAAATCAGGCCAGTGCCGGTACCGGCACGGGGAAAGAGGCGGTTGCGGGTGGCGCCAGCGCGTCCTCGCGGCGCCAGCCCAGCGCTGGCGCCACGTACTGCGCCGTCAGCGCGATCGAGCGCAGGATGTCGGCATGTGGCGGGTCGATCGAATGCACCTGGAAGGAGATATCGGTTGCCCGCGCCAAGGCGGTGTCGGCGCGCAAGGACGCAATCACGTCATCGGGCGTGCCCACATGCACGTCGTAGGCGGCCAGCAGCTGGGCCAGCGGTGCATCTGGACCCCATTGGCTGGCAGGGCCGCTAGGGTTGGCAGCGGCGGCACGCGCCAGGCTGCGGCGCAAGCCGACCTCGGCTAGCTGCAAGGCACGCTGGCGGTCTTCGGCCACAAACAAGGTGCGCGATCCCAGGATGCGCCGCGCGGCCCCAGCCGGCAATGCCGCCAGGTAGGTGTCGATCAAGGGGTTCTGGATATCGGCCAGGCTGGCTGCGGGCGCCTCGGCGCTGCGGGGCTGGGTGCGCGACAGCATCAGCCCATCGCCAGCCAGACCAGCGCGCTCGGCGCCAGCGGCCGAGAACGTGGCCTGCCAGATGCGCGCCAGCAACTGCGGCGCGGCGGGGTAAAGGCGATCGCCCCCTGGCAGCGGCAAACCTGCCCAGGCATTTCGCAGCACGGCCAGGTGCTGTGCATAGATGCGGGCGCGGTCATCGCTGCGCAGGCCAAAGGCGGTAAAGGATTCGGGCGTGCCACCAGTGCCCAGCCCCAACTCCAGGCGGCCACCCGACAGCAGATCCAGCACCGCCGCATCTTCGGCGACACGGATGGGGTTCTCCATCGGCAAGGTGATGATGCCGGTGCCCAGGCGGATGCGCTGGGTGCGCGCCGCCACCTGGCTCAGAAACACCAGCGGTGCGGGCAGTCCTCCTTCGGCTTCATGAAAGTGGTGCTGCGCCACCCAGGCCGTGTCAAAGCCATGGGCCTCGGCATGCTGGATCTGCGCGGTCACCAGTCGGTAGCGCTCCGCCGCGCTGGCCTGGTCGAGCAGGCGGCTAAAAAAGCCCAGGCGTTTTCTAGGCGGCGAGTTGGGTGATGGGCTCGGGTTCATGGTGAAGTCTTTTTCCGGGAATGGCAGCGATCAGCTCGCGCGTATAGGCACTGGTGGGGCGCGAGAAGACCTCGTCCACCGGCCCGGCATCGACCTGGCGGCCGCCTTGCAACACCGAGACGGTGTCGGCAATCTGGCGCACCACGGCCAGGTCGTGCGAGATAAAGAGATAGGTCAGTTGCAGCTCGCGCTGCAGCTGGTCCAGCAGCGCCAGAATCTGCGCTTGCACGGTCACATCGAGGGCGGACACGGCCTCGTCTAGCACCAGCACGCGGGGCTGCAGAATCAGCGCCCGGGCAATGGCCACGCGCTGGCGCTGGCCGCCCGAGAGCGCACGCGGCCGCCGCGCCAGCACTGCGGGCGGCAGGCCTACGCGGGCCAGCATGTCGTGTACGCGGCGCTCGCGCTCGGCAGGCGCCAAGCGCTCAAAATTCAACAAGGGTTCTTCGATGATCGCGTAGATGCTCTGGCGCGGATCGAGCGAGCTGAACGGGTTCTGGTAGACCAACTGCACGGTTTTGCGGAACTGGCGCAAGGCCTCGCCGCGCAAGGCGGTCACATCGATGCCTTCCACCGTGATGCGGCCCGAGGTTGGCTTGCCAAAGCCCACCACATCGCGGATGGTCGTGGTCTTGCCCGAGCCGGACTCACCCACAATCGCATGCGTGCTGCCCCGTGGCACCTCGAACGAGATGCCTGCGACGGCACGGAAGGGCTGCGGGCTGCCGGCCACCGCAAAGTCATGCACCAGGTCGCGCACCACAATCGCTGGCTCTACCGCCAGCGCCCGTGGCGCTCGCGCCGGCGCCGTGCCCAGTGATGGCGCATCGGCCAGCAATTGGCGCGTATAGCGGCTTTGCGGGTTGCGCAGCACATCGGCCGTGGGCCCTTGCTCCTGGATGCGGCCGGCCTGCAGAACGACGAGGCGGTTGGCGCGGTCGGCGGCCACGCCCAGGTCATGCGTTACCAGCAGCACGGCGGTGCCAAACTCGCGGCGCAGGTCGTCGATCAGATCGAGGATGCGGCGCTGCACCGTCACATCGAGCGCGCTGGTGGGCTCATCGGCAATGATCAGCGCAGGCTGCAGCGCAATCGCGATGGCGATCAGCACGCGCTGCTTCATGCCGCCAGATAGCTCATGCGGATACTGGCGCGCCCGCAGCTCGGGCTGCGACAGCCCCACTTTGTGCAGCAGCTCCAGCACGCGCTGGGCAATCGCCTTTTTGTCGCGCCAGCCATGCAGGCGCAGCATCTCACCGACCTGGTCGCCAACGGTGCGTACCGGGTTCAGCGAGGTTGTAGGATCCTGCGGAATCAGGCTGACGACCTTGCCCCGCAGCGCCTGCAATTGGCGCTGCGACCAGCCGGCCACGTCGGTGCCATTGATGCGGATGCTGCCGGCCTGCACCCGGCCGTTGTCGGCCAGCAGGCCGATGATGGACTGGGCGGTGGTCGTCTTGCCCGAGCCGGATTCGCCGACCAGGGCCAGCACCTCACCGGCGGCGATGGAGAACGAGACCTCATGCACGGTGCGCTGCTCGGCCTGGCCATCGTGGTAGGCGATCGACAGGTTCTCGACCTGCAGTACGGGAATGGCAGCTTCGGTCATGCGCGCCTCCGGGTCAGATCGGCGCTGATATGGTTGGCCGCCAGCACCACCGCTGCCACCAGCAGGCCAGGCGCAGCGGTCAGC contains the following coding sequences:
- a CDS encoding dipeptide ABC transporter ATP-binding protein; this translates as MTEAAIPVLQVENLSIAYHDGQAEQRTVHEVSFSIAAGEVLALVGESGSGKTTTAQSIIGLLADNGRVQAGSIRINGTDVAGWSQRQLQALRGKVVSLIPQDPTTSLNPVRTVGDQVGEMLRLHGWRDKKAIAQRVLELLHKVGLSQPELRARQYPHELSGGMKQRVLIAIAIALQPALIIADEPTSALDVTVQRRILDLIDDLRREFGTAVLLVTHDLGVAADRANRLVVLQAGRIQEQGPTADVLRNPQSRYTRQLLADAPSLGTAPARAPRALAVEPAIVVRDLVHDFAVAGSPQPFRAVAGISFEVPRGSTHAIVGESGSGKTTTIRDVVGFGKPTSGRITVEGIDVTALRGEALRQFRKTVQLVYQNPFSSLDPRQSIYAIIEEPLLNFERLAPAERERRVHDMLARVGLPPAVLARRPRALSGGQRQRVAIARALILQPRVLVLDEAVSALDVTVQAQILALLDQLQRELQLTYLFISHDLAVVRQIADTVSVLQGGRQVDAGPVDEVFSRPTSAYTRELIAAIPGKRLHHEPEPITQLAA